The Brassica oleracea var. oleracea cultivar TO1000 unplaced genomic scaffold, BOL UnpScaffold00904, whole genome shotgun sequence genome contains a region encoding:
- the LOC106320395 gene encoding putative two-component response regulator ARR19 — protein sequence MSEGSRTDDGDITLFKQRETSQMSSFLNEFPASANVLVVEPNFVTLRKMKNLMIKYGYQVTVYADAEAALAFLRNCEHGINLVIWDFHMPGINGIQALKIICTKMDLPVVIMSDDDRTVSVMQATVHGACYYVMKPIRKEIIATIWQHIVRKRMMSKSGVIPPVQLDVVQNNDGFKENKDDSMPVDQGNSEQNINMIGEKAEKKPQIGENLPIQSDSVQNNGSDQDNNDSWTTSPYNSEQNIDGEERKQLKTRVVWTNDLQEKFLEAVNTLGGARKANPKPLLKMLEDMNIKGLTRRNVCSHLQKYRLSLQGKQITQQMQEFGWSSACTTSPLLGLNNVHTATSSLINGGASYPVQENQYQNGYMEVNKNKTASSSLMTGRATFPVQDNHYQNGYMEVNNNHAASSSLMNCRATYPVEDNQYQNGYLGVNNNQVMTNTMPYDFDHDNYLQKQKLEQQQQYQLSNQMKPEKASNIDILKDLGLAYTMPRLPYDLGHGNHLQQEQQHQLPHQWNNVMSNNEPEQASGNGVTGVEGTYPSLPYDPNDFYSYNK from the exons ATGTCGGAGGGAAGTAGAACCGATGATGGCGATATAACTCTATTTAAGCAGCGAGAAACTTCTCAAATGAGCTCTTTTCTCAACGAATTTCCGGCGAGTGCTAATGTTCTTGTTGTCGAACCCAATTTTGTAACTTTACGTAAGATGAAAAACCTCATGATCAAATACGGCTATCAAG TGACGGTGTATGCGGATGCAGAAGCAGCTCTCGCGTTTCTGAGAAACTGTGAACATGGGATTAATCTCGTGATCTGGGATTTTCATATGCCTGGAATTAATGGAATCCAAGCTCTCAAAATCATTTGTACAAAGATGGATCTGCCTGTCGTAA TTATGTCTGATGATGACCGAACAGTATCGGTGATGCAAGCAACGGTTCATGGTGCATGCTACTATGTTATGAAACCGATTAGAAAGGAGATCATAGCCACCATATGGCAACACATTGTACGTAAGAGGATGATGTCTAAATCAGGTGTAATTCCACCGGTTCAATTAGATGTGGTTCAGAATAACGATGGTTTCAAGGAAAACAAAGATGACTCCATGCCCGTGGACCAAGGTAATAGTGAACAAAACATCAATATGATAGGAGAAAAGGCAGAAAAGAAACCGCAAATTGGAGAAAATCTACCAATCCAATCAGATTCGGTTCAGAATAACGGTTCAGACCAAGACAACAACGATTCATGGACCACAAGCCCATACAACAGTGAACAAAACATCGAtggagaagaaagaaagcaaCTGAAGACACGGGTGGTGTGGACTAATGATCTTCAAGAGAAATTTCTCGAAGCCGTCAATACTCTTGGTGGTGCAAGAA AAGCTAATCCCAAGCCACTTCTCAAAATGCTGGAAGACATGAATATCAAAGGGCTCACTAGAAGAAATGTGTGTAGTCATCTTCAG AAATATCGTCTTAGTCTTCAGGGAAAACAAATCACTCAACAGATGCAAGAGTTTGGTTGGTCCAGTGCATGTACAACTTCACCTCTCTTAGGTTTGAACAATGTTCACACTGCAACATCGTCCCTTATAAATGGTGGAGCCTCTTACCCGGTCCAGGAGAATCAGTATCAAAATGGCTACATGGAagtgaacaaaaacaaaactgcATCCTCGTCCCTTATGACTGGTCGAGCCACTTTCCCGGTACAGGACAATCACTATCAAAATGGCTACATGGAAGTGAACAACAACCACGCTGCATCATCGTCCCTTATGAATTGTCGAGCTACTTACCCGGTCGAGGACAATCAGTATCAAAATGGCTACTTGGGAGTGAACAACAACCAGGTCATGACCAATACTATGCCTTATGATTTTGACCATGATAACTATTTGCAGAAGCAGAAGcttgaacaacaacaacaatatcaACTTTCTAATCAAATGAAGCCTGAAAAAGCTTCCAACATCGATATACTAAAGGATCTCGGACTGGCGTATACTATGCCTCGTTTGCCCTATGATCTTGGCCATGGGAACCATCTCCAGCAGGAACAACAACATCAGCTTCCTCATCAATGGAATAACGTGATGAGTAACAATGAACCGGAACAAGCTTCCGGCAATGGTGTAACGGGCGTTGAGGGGACTTATCCAAGTTTACCGTATGACCCAAACGACTTCTATAGTTACAATAAGTAA